In one Epinephelus lanceolatus isolate andai-2023 chromosome 19, ASM4190304v1, whole genome shotgun sequence genomic region, the following are encoded:
- the LOC117269389 gene encoding glutamine synthetase-like, whose translation MASVSLSSRLNKAVRQQYMNLPQGERCQVTYIWIDGTGAGLRNKTRTLDSEPKSIEDIPEWNFDGSSTYQAEGSNSDMYLVPVRMFRDPFTLDPNKLVLCEVLKYNRLPAETNHRTSCKKVMDQVKEHCIWFGMEQEYTLLGIDGHPFSWPVNGFPAPQGPYYCGVGADNAYGRDIVECHYKACLYAGIKIYGTNAEVMPSQWEFQVGPCEGIEMGDHLWVARFLLHRVCEDFGVVATLDPKPMTGNWNGAGCHTNVSTKQMREENGLQYIEQAIEKLGKRHNEHIQEYDPRGGKDNMRRLTGLHETSRIEDFSAGVANRGASIRIPRQVGQEKRGYFEDRRPAANCDPYAVTRAIATTCLLDSEDKVESE comes from the exons ATGGCATCTGTGTCACTGAGCTCCCGCCTCAACAAGGCCGTGCGCCAGCAGTACATGAACCTGCCGCAGGGGGAGAGATGCCAGGTCACCTACATCTGGATTGACGGCACCGGTGCAGGTCTCCGAAACAAGACACGAACTCTGGACAGTGAGCCAAAGAGCATTGAAG ATATTCCTGAGTGGAACTTCGACGGCTCGAGCACATACCAGGCCGAGGGCTCCAACAGTGACATGTACCTCGTTCCAGTCCGCATGTTCAGGGATCCATTCACCCTTGACCCCAACAAACTGGTCCTCTGTGAGGTCCTCAAATACAACCGCTTACCTGCAG AAACTAACCATCGAACAAGCTGCAAAAAAGTGATGGACCAGGTTAAAGAGCACTGCATTTGGTTTGGGATGGAGCAGGAGTACACGCTTTTAGGAATAGATGGACATCCTTTCAGCTGGCCTGTAAATGGATTCCCAGCACCCCAAG GACCCTACTACTGTGGAGTGGGGGCTGACAACGCTTATGGACGGGACATCGTGGAGTGCCACTACAAGGCCTGCCTCTATGCAGGGATCAAAATCTATGGCACCAATGCCGAAGTTATGCCATCTCAG TGGGAGTTCCAGGTGGGGCCATGTGAGGGCATAGAGATGGGCGACCATCTGTGGGTTGCACGCTTCCTGCTGCATCGTGTGTGTGAAGATTTTGGAGTTGTTGCAACACTGGACCCCAAACCAATGACGGGCAACTGGAACGGTGCTGGTTGCCACACGAATGTCAGCACCAAGCAGATGAGAGAAGAAAATGGACTCCA ATACATCGAGCAGGCCATTGAGAAACTGGGCAAAAGACACAACGAGCACATCCAAGAGTATGACCCACGTGGAGGGAAGGACAACATGAGGCGTCTCACAGGCCTCCACGAAACCTCCAGAATTGAGGACTTCTCTGCCGGAGTGGCCAACCGAGGCGCCAGCATCCGAATCCCTCGCCAGGTGGGCCAGGAAAAGAGAGGCTACTTCGAGGACCGTCGGCCTGCAGCCAACTG